Proteins co-encoded in one Myripristis murdjan chromosome 4, fMyrMur1.1, whole genome shotgun sequence genomic window:
- the pycr3 gene encoding pyrroline-5-carboxylate reductase 3 isoform X2 yields MSQIKTDPEMESQLKIGFIGAGNMAYGIAKGILSGDVLPANMKVSAPSSRNLGRFQELGIAVTHSNPELVCSSDVVFVAVKPHLVPLVLNEVSQHITQRHIIVSVAAGVTLATLEDLLPFNSAVLRLMPNLPCLVQEGALLFSRGSHAKPEDGALLRSLLHRCGLVEEGPEAWIDIHTGLSGSGVAFVYLFAEALAEGAVKMGMPSALAHSIASQTVLGAGRLLRDSGKHPSQLRSEVCTPGGTTIYGLHTLEQGGVRAATMSAVESATERARELGQKSAGVGCKK; encoded by the exons ATCAAAACAGACCCTGAGATGGAGTCGCAGCTGAAGATTGGCTTTATCGGTGCAGGGAACATGGCCTATGGGATAGCAAAGGGCATCTTGTCTG gagatGTTCTGCCTGCAAATATGAAAGTAAGTGCGCCATCCTCCAGGAACCTGGGGCGCTTTCAG GAGTTGGGGATCGCAGTCACTCACTCCAACCCAGAGCTGGTTTGTAGCTCAGATGTGGTCTTCGTGGCAGTCAAACCCCACCTGGTTCCTCTTGTTCTCAACGAGGTCTCGCAGCACATCACGCAGAGGCACATCATTGTGTCTGTTGCAGCTGGAGTAACACTGGCAACGTTAGAAGAT CTTCTGCCGTTCAATTCAGCGGTCCTTAGGCTGATGCCCAACCTGCCATGTTTGGTTCAAGAAGGGGCTCTCTTGTTTTCAAGGGGATCACATGCGAAGCCTGAGGATGGAGCTCTGCTTCGCTCCTTGTTGCATCGCTGtggtttggtggaggagggaccTGAAGCCTGGATTGATATCCACACAGGACTAAGTGGCAGCGGGGTTGCCTTT GTGTATCTCTTTGCTGAGGCCCTGGCAGAAGGCGCTGTTAAAATGGGCATGCCGAGCGCCCTGGCTCACAGCATTGCATCGCAGACCGTTCTG GGTGCTGGACGATTGTTACGGGACTCAGGGAAGCATCCGTCTCAGCTTCGCTCGGAGGTGTGCACCCCTGGAGGGACCACCATCTACGGGCTTCATACCCTGGAGCAGGGCGGCGTGAGGGCAGCGACCATGAGTGCTGTGGAATCTGCCACTGAGAGAGCCAGGGAGCTTGGCCAGAAGTCGGCAGGAGTGGGATGCAAAAAATGA
- the pycr3 gene encoding pyrroline-5-carboxylate reductase 3 isoform X3: protein MESQLKIGFIGAGNMAYGIAKGILSGDVLPANMKVSAPSSRNLGRFQELGIAVTHSNPELVCSSDVVFVAVKPHLVPLVLNEVSQHITQRHIIVSVAAGVTLATLEDLLPFNSAVLRLMPNLPCLVQEGALLFSRGSHAKPEDGALLRSLLHRCGLVEEGPEAWIDIHTGLSGSGVAFVYLFAEALAEGAVKMGMPSALAHSIASQTVLGAGRLLRDSGKHPSQLRSEVCTPGGTTIYGLHTLEQGGVRAATMSAVESATERARELGQKSAGVGCKK from the exons ATGGAGTCGCAGCTGAAGATTGGCTTTATCGGTGCAGGGAACATGGCCTATGGGATAGCAAAGGGCATCTTGTCTG gagatGTTCTGCCTGCAAATATGAAAGTAAGTGCGCCATCCTCCAGGAACCTGGGGCGCTTTCAG GAGTTGGGGATCGCAGTCACTCACTCCAACCCAGAGCTGGTTTGTAGCTCAGATGTGGTCTTCGTGGCAGTCAAACCCCACCTGGTTCCTCTTGTTCTCAACGAGGTCTCGCAGCACATCACGCAGAGGCACATCATTGTGTCTGTTGCAGCTGGAGTAACACTGGCAACGTTAGAAGAT CTTCTGCCGTTCAATTCAGCGGTCCTTAGGCTGATGCCCAACCTGCCATGTTTGGTTCAAGAAGGGGCTCTCTTGTTTTCAAGGGGATCACATGCGAAGCCTGAGGATGGAGCTCTGCTTCGCTCCTTGTTGCATCGCTGtggtttggtggaggagggaccTGAAGCCTGGATTGATATCCACACAGGACTAAGTGGCAGCGGGGTTGCCTTT GTGTATCTCTTTGCTGAGGCCCTGGCAGAAGGCGCTGTTAAAATGGGCATGCCGAGCGCCCTGGCTCACAGCATTGCATCGCAGACCGTTCTG GGTGCTGGACGATTGTTACGGGACTCAGGGAAGCATCCGTCTCAGCTTCGCTCGGAGGTGTGCACCCCTGGAGGGACCACCATCTACGGGCTTCATACCCTGGAGCAGGGCGGCGTGAGGGCAGCGACCATGAGTGCTGTGGAATCTGCCACTGAGAGAGCCAGGGAGCTTGGCCAGAAGTCGGCAGGAGTGGGATGCAAAAAATGA